From Actinomycetota bacterium, the proteins below share one genomic window:
- the radC gene encoding DNA repair protein RadC, with amino-acid sequence MAPRLVGGSSDPRKMVLSGRSDVVSDAGLFAVMIGESDEACGRAILEAHPVPDAFWRVSAEELCAVPGVGPAAAARFLACLEVSRRASAWRGGRRTTISTPEDVVALCWPQMRGADREHFWALALSTKNHLLKMVEVSVGSLNASIVHPRELFKEAVRASAASMVVVHNHPSGDSTPSGADIQLTRRLVKAGDVLGIEVLDHVVIGDGGEHSSLRDLGLM; translated from the coding sequence ATGGCGCCACGCCTTGTCGGAGGGTCGAGTGACCCTCGGAAGATGGTGTTGTCCGGCAGGTCAGATGTTGTGTCCGACGCGGGACTGTTTGCCGTGATGATCGGCGAGAGCGATGAAGCCTGCGGGCGGGCGATTCTTGAGGCACACCCGGTTCCGGATGCCTTCTGGAGGGTAAGTGCCGAGGAGCTCTGTGCGGTCCCTGGGGTGGGCCCGGCTGCCGCCGCGAGATTCCTGGCCTGCCTGGAGGTGAGCCGTCGCGCGTCGGCCTGGCGGGGCGGTCGCCGCACGACGATCTCTACACCCGAAGACGTCGTGGCACTGTGCTGGCCGCAGATGCGCGGGGCGGACCGAGAACACTTCTGGGCGCTTGCGTTGAGCACGAAGAACCACCTGCTCAAGATGGTCGAAGTATCAGTAGGGAGCCTGAATGCATCGATCGTCCATCCGCGGGAGCTCTTCAAGGAGGCGGTCAGGGCGTCGGCAGCCTCGATGGTGGTGGTGCACAACCATCCGAGCGGCGACTCGACACCGTCCGGCGCCGACATTCAGCTGACGCGTCGGCTCGTCAAGGCGGGCGACGTCCTTGGCATAGAAGTTCTCGACCACGTCGTCATCGGCGACGGTGGGGAGCACTCGAGTCTACGTGATCTCGGACTCATGTAG
- a CDS encoding Gx transporter family protein: MRYRTDATSSLTAATGLLMAMAATLGYLEVVLLPPLPVPGMRLGLANIAIVLALVTVGPARALAVSLGRVLLVGLATGALGGPASVLSAVGALAAWGVMSAIASRGDRYSMIGWSLAGSSAHVIAQLCAATVLVSSAAPLLLAPVSLALSLPTGLLIGYSARLLLSRVPLQTVSVASR, from the coding sequence ATGCGGTATCGCACTGATGCCACATCGTCGCTGACCGCGGCGACCGGCCTTCTGATGGCGATGGCGGCAACGCTTGGCTATCTCGAGGTCGTGCTGCTGCCTCCGCTTCCGGTCCCAGGAATGCGATTGGGGCTCGCGAACATAGCCATCGTGCTAGCGCTTGTGACCGTAGGACCTGCGCGTGCGCTTGCGGTCTCACTCGGTCGCGTCCTACTGGTCGGACTGGCGACGGGGGCGCTTGGTGGTCCTGCAAGCGTGTTGTCGGCTGTCGGAGCGTTGGCGGCGTGGGGCGTGATGAGCGCCATCGCGTCCCGAGGCGATCGATACTCCATGATCGGATGGTCACTGGCCGGTTCCTCGGCGCACGTGATCGCACAGCTCTGTGCTGCCACGGTTTTGGTTTCGTCTGCAGCTCCGCTACTCCTCGCTCCGGTGTCCCTTGCCCTAAGCCTTCCCACCGGGCTTCTCATCGGGTACTCCGCCCGCCTTCTCCTCTCCCGCGTACCCCTCCAGACGGTGTCGGTCGCAAGTAGGTAG
- a CDS encoding NusG domain II-containing protein translates to MTRADLRLLLVLVLVTVLSVPAVTYAARNSDTVLISGPAGRSEVSLSEPGRYVVPGVRGDVVFEVIGAQLVCVESDCPDQTCVRERVVRPGRPVVCAPNGVSAVMTSGNGSEGGLDAVSH, encoded by the coding sequence ATGACGCGCGCAGACCTCAGACTCCTTCTCGTACTCGTTCTCGTGACCGTGCTGTCGGTCCCTGCGGTGACCTACGCTGCAAGGAACAGCGATACCGTGCTGATCAGTGGACCCGCCGGTCGCAGCGAGGTTTCCCTTTCAGAACCCGGACGCTACGTCGTGCCGGGTGTGCGGGGCGATGTGGTGTTCGAGGTGATCGGTGCGCAGCTTGTCTGCGTGGAGTCCGACTGTCCCGATCAGACGTGCGTGCGTGAACGCGTTGTGCGACCAGGACGACCGGTCGTCTGTGCGCCAAATGGCGTGAGTGCAGTGATGACTTCCGGCAACGGCTCGGAAGGCGGTCTCGATGCGGTATCGCACTGA
- a CDS encoding 4Fe-4S binding protein, giving the protein MDLALVIKAVAALSVIGLAASFMLAAASKRFHVEVDPRIEAVLAVLPGANCGACGNPSCFGAAEAVVAGTLPVTACTAGGQPVADAVAELLGVDKCAVSSQVSLRHCGGGRAAVRLFDYSGVMSCVSASKVAGGDLACPYGCLGYGDCARACPFGAISMDGRGLPVIDLDVCTGCEVCVRECPRGSIHLFAMVPADGQVAVRCNSHDKPRARKDYCSMCCISCKKCEKACPSDAIHMIDLLAVVDYEKCTGCGECVRVCPQECIDLTGREAILPAARLDGRGPKVDGFTQTEEAVPTGV; this is encoded by the coding sequence GTGGATCTTGCGCTCGTCATCAAAGCAGTTGCGGCCCTGAGCGTCATCGGTCTTGCCGCATCGTTCATGCTTGCGGCCGCCTCGAAGCGCTTCCACGTCGAAGTCGACCCACGCATCGAGGCGGTTCTCGCAGTCCTGCCCGGCGCCAACTGCGGCGCGTGCGGGAATCCTTCGTGCTTCGGAGCGGCTGAAGCGGTCGTCGCAGGTACCCTGCCCGTCACCGCTTGTACCGCCGGCGGTCAGCCGGTCGCTGACGCGGTCGCCGAGCTTCTCGGCGTTGACAAGTGCGCGGTCTCGTCACAGGTGTCGCTCAGGCATTGTGGCGGCGGCCGCGCAGCGGTCCGCCTCTTCGACTACAGCGGCGTGATGTCGTGTGTCTCGGCCTCGAAGGTGGCCGGAGGGGACTTGGCCTGTCCCTACGGGTGTCTGGGGTACGGAGACTGTGCCCGCGCCTGTCCGTTCGGGGCCATTTCGATGGATGGACGAGGATTGCCTGTTATCGATCTCGATGTCTGTACCGGCTGCGAAGTCTGCGTTCGCGAGTGCCCTCGTGGCTCTATACATCTGTTCGCGATGGTGCCGGCCGATGGTCAGGTCGCGGTCCGCTGCAACTCGCATGACAAGCCCCGCGCCCGCAAGGACTACTGTTCGATGTGCTGTATCTCGTGCAAGAAGTGCGAGAAGGCGTGTCCATCGGATGCGATTCACATGATCGATCTTCTGGCGGTCGTGGACTACGAGAAGTGCACGGGTTGCGGCGAGTGTGTTCGCGTGTGTCCGCAGGAATGCATCGACCTCACAGGACGAGAGGCGATTCTTCCCGCTGCTCGCCTCGATGGCCGGGGACCGAAAGTCGACGGCTTCACGCAGACCGAAGAGGCAGTGCCCACAGGGGTGTGA
- a CDS encoding Rnf-Nqr domain containing protein — translation METLANMALLLVGAALVNNILLTRFIGLCPFFGVSNSMETSVGMASAVIFVMTLATASTWVFWNWLLVPLGVGEFLYIPAFILVIAALVQFVEMYLRKSSPGLYRSLGIYLPLITTNCAVLATATEAVKPGFFKMNLAYSFGFGPALVFTVGVALGFGIALVSFAALRERLEHAPVPEFMRGTPMAFVTAGLLSIGYVGLSGLFGL, via the coding sequence ATGGAGACGCTTGCGAACATGGCCCTGCTCCTGGTCGGTGCGGCTCTGGTCAACAACATCTTGCTCACGAGGTTCATCGGGCTGTGCCCGTTCTTCGGGGTTTCGAACTCGATGGAGACCTCGGTTGGAATGGCCAGCGCCGTCATCTTCGTCATGACCCTCGCCACGGCGTCGACCTGGGTGTTCTGGAACTGGTTGCTCGTTCCGCTCGGTGTAGGGGAGTTTCTCTACATCCCGGCGTTCATCCTTGTGATTGCCGCTCTCGTGCAGTTCGTCGAGATGTACCTGCGCAAGTCGAGTCCAGGTCTCTACCGCTCTCTCGGGATCTACCTCCCGCTGATCACGACCAACTGTGCTGTGCTCGCCACTGCAACCGAGGCGGTCAAGCCCGGGTTCTTCAAGATGAATCTCGCCTACTCTTTTGGCTTCGGGCCTGCCCTGGTGTTCACGGTGGGCGTGGCTCTTGGCTTCGGCATCGCTCTGGTCAGTTTCGCGGCGCTGCGCGAGCGTCTCGAGCACGCCCCGGTCCCCGAGTTCATGCGTGGCACACCGATGGCCTTCGTCACTGCGGGCCTGCTATCGATTGGCTATGTCGGTCTGAGCGGTCTGTTCGGCCTGTAG
- the rsxE gene encoding electron transport complex subunit RsxE: MKRWFEVFQRGLSIDNPLTVLMIGLCATLAVSTKFDGALFMGAAVIFVLTMSSAIVSALRRLTPEQVRIPIFIVVIASFVTIVDLTMHAFLPGVYGFLGVWIPLIVVNCIILGRAEAFAYNNTVSLSIADGLGMGIGYSVIIVLMAAFRELAGTGQIEFLGQRIIGFPEWYRGPSMILLFPGAFILFGFMIAGARALESRMYARKVETQFHCTIDEGGRA; this comes from the coding sequence GTGAAGAGATGGTTCGAAGTCTTCCAGCGCGGTCTGTCCATCGACAATCCGCTGACCGTTCTCATGATCGGGTTGTGCGCCACACTTGCCGTCTCGACGAAGTTCGATGGTGCGCTGTTCATGGGAGCAGCTGTCATCTTCGTGCTTACTATGTCCTCGGCTATCGTATCCGCCCTGAGGCGTCTGACGCCCGAGCAGGTCCGGATTCCGATCTTCATCGTGGTCATCGCTTCCTTCGTGACGATCGTCGACCTGACGATGCACGCGTTCTTGCCCGGGGTGTATGGATTCCTTGGCGTGTGGATACCGCTCATTGTTGTGAACTGCATCATCCTTGGCCGTGCGGAGGCCTTCGCGTACAACAACACCGTGAGCCTCTCGATTGCCGACGGTCTCGGCATGGGGATCGGGTACTCGGTGATCATCGTATTGATGGCAGCGTTCCGGGAGTTGGCCGGTACGGGCCAGATCGAGTTTCTGGGACAGCGCATCATCGGGTTCCCAGAGTGGTACCGCGGGCCGAGCATGATACTGCTGTTTCCGGGAGCGTTCATTCTCTTCGGGTTCATGATCGCGGGGGCTCGCGCTCTGGAGAGCCGCATGTACGCCCGCAAGGTCGAGACGCAGTTCCATTGCACGATAGACGAGGGCGGGCGGGCATGA
- a CDS encoding FMN-binding protein has translation MPSTPARMVLSVLVTCIVAAAGLAFTYQLTAERIAAQARLAEEKALQAVLPNATEFTLVGDDVLAAAAEAAGETRVDAVFVAESVSGEVGWGVKVAPRGYGGPMQMVVGLDRDGLVTGVSVITHNETPGLGSNVVTNLDFMGQFEGWNGADIDKAAKALDAVSGATKSSYGVRKGVLAAGHIYADVLGSAEGGSGQ, from the coding sequence ATGCCCTCGACTCCGGCGCGCATGGTGCTGAGTGTGCTGGTTACGTGCATAGTCGCGGCCGCTGGTCTCGCATTCACGTACCAGCTCACCGCCGAGCGAATCGCCGCGCAGGCTCGCCTCGCCGAAGAGAAGGCGCTGCAGGCGGTACTGCCCAATGCGACCGAATTCACGCTGGTCGGTGATGACGTGCTTGCAGCGGCCGCGGAGGCCGCTGGTGAGACACGCGTCGATGCGGTGTTCGTGGCCGAGAGTGTGTCGGGTGAGGTCGGGTGGGGAGTGAAGGTCGCTCCGCGCGGCTACGGGGGACCGATGCAGATGGTTGTAGGTTTGGATAGAGATGGGTTAGTCACGGGTGTCAGTGTCATAACACACAATGAGACTCCGGGGTTGGGCTCGAACGTCGTCACCAACCTTGACTTCATGGGCCAGTTCGAAGGCTGGAACGGTGCCGACATAGACAAGGCCGCGAAGGCTCTCGATGCGGTCTCCGGTGCGACGAAGTCCTCATACGGGGTCAGGAAGGGCGTTCTGGCTGCCGGACATATCTACGCCGATGTGCTGGGAAGTGCGGAAGGGGGGAGTGGGCAGTGA
- a CDS encoding RnfABCDGE type electron transport complex subunit D, with protein MSDTTGAARMSVADSPHIAAKENVTHIMLWVVGALAPAALWAVWNMGAVAAVLLVSCIGSCLGTEALWNYVAKKPQTLLDGSALVTGLLLAMTLPPRTPWWIGVAGGIVAIALAKMIFGGLGWNIFNPALVGRAIVTISWAGVLAESSVPGGWFAGLDLPAVGKFDAVSGATRLALAAADRAASGAYGYDLQAQYGSLLTRNLSGCLGEVSGGLLILGGLVLILKGIIDWRIPAGYIGTVALLSWAFGSDPVFNVLAGGVLLGAFFMATDYVTSPMTKTGRLIFACGCGLINVVGRFYGPMPESTTFAILFMNGFVPLIDRSLRPRTFGWGARRG; from the coding sequence GTGAGTGATACAACGGGGGCCGCCCGAATGAGCGTTGCGGATTCACCACACATCGCCGCCAAGGAGAACGTCACGCACATCATGCTCTGGGTGGTCGGCGCGCTCGCACCTGCAGCGCTGTGGGCCGTCTGGAACATGGGCGCTGTTGCTGCCGTTCTCCTGGTGTCGTGTATCGGTTCGTGCCTGGGCACCGAAGCTCTGTGGAACTACGTTGCCAAGAAACCGCAGACATTGCTGGACGGTAGCGCACTTGTCACCGGCTTGCTCCTGGCAATGACGCTGCCGCCACGGACGCCGTGGTGGATCGGGGTCGCAGGCGGAATCGTGGCCATTGCGCTCGCCAAGATGATCTTTGGCGGGCTCGGGTGGAATATCTTCAACCCTGCCCTCGTCGGGCGCGCCATTGTGACCATCTCGTGGGCGGGCGTTCTTGCGGAGTCGAGCGTTCCGGGGGGCTGGTTCGCGGGGCTCGACCTGCCAGCGGTAGGCAAGTTCGATGCGGTTTCGGGCGCCACACGACTCGCGCTTGCCGCCGCCGACCGGGCGGCGAGCGGCGCCTACGGGTACGACCTGCAAGCCCAGTACGGCAGCCTGCTCACCCGCAACCTCTCCGGGTGTTTGGGCGAGGTGTCCGGCGGACTGCTCATCCTCGGCGGACTCGTGCTCATACTCAAAGGCATCATCGACTGGCGCATTCCGGCCGGCTACATCGGGACTGTCGCCCTGCTCTCGTGGGCGTTCGGTTCCGACCCGGTGTTCAACGTGCTTGCCGGAGGCGTTCTCCTGGGTGCCTTCTTCATGGCTACAGACTATGTGACCTCGCCCATGACCAAGACCGGGCGCCTGATATTCGCCTGCGGATGCGGGCTCATCAACGTCGTGGGTAGGTTCTACGGACCCATGCCTGAGTCCACGACATTCGCCATTCTGTTCATGAACGGCTTCGTGCCGCTGATCGACCGTTCCCTCAGGCCAAGGACGTTCGGATGGGGGGCGCGCCGTGGATAG
- the rsxC gene encoding electron transport complex subunit RsxC, whose amino-acid sequence MTKAGFRGGVHPPTYKDATCASATQRAPIPQRLVVPMSQHLGAPCAPLVAVGDRVERGQPIGDVDAMVSAPVHSPVAGEVAAVSSRRTIAGTSAVAVEIVPDPEQDFDSFVKIDPIDNVATLVRSAGIVGMGGAAFPAHVKLSPPKDATIEAVILNGCECEPFLTCDHRTMLERATRVVEGSRIIARTVGATRIVIGIEDNKPDAIAAVRAAADTDIEVLALPTSYPQGAEKQLIWAVMAKEVPHGKLPSAAGALVHNVGTAAAIADAVLDRRPLMERVVTVSGMVSRPGNYLTLLGTPLQDVIDGAGGFTGDVGRVIAGGPMTGMPVVDFSVPVVKGTSGVVALAPGYLSPAVLGDQPCIRCGRCTESCPMLLEPFALGIRANRLDWDGCENYHGLDCIECGCCSYVCPTRRPLVQLIRRAKHALLERGARS is encoded by the coding sequence GTGACGAAGGCCGGCTTCAGGGGTGGGGTTCATCCGCCGACGTACAAAGACGCGACATGCGCGTCGGCGACACAGAGAGCACCGATACCGCAGCGGCTCGTCGTGCCCATGAGTCAGCACCTGGGTGCCCCGTGTGCGCCGCTGGTCGCCGTAGGGGACCGCGTCGAGCGCGGACAGCCCATCGGCGATGTCGATGCCATGGTGAGCGCTCCCGTCCACAGCCCGGTCGCAGGCGAGGTTGCGGCCGTGTCCTCGCGCCGTACCATAGCGGGGACGAGCGCCGTGGCTGTCGAGATCGTGCCAGATCCCGAGCAGGATTTCGACTCGTTCGTGAAGATCGACCCGATCGACAACGTAGCCACGCTCGTTCGCTCGGCCGGCATTGTGGGAATGGGCGGTGCGGCGTTTCCAGCGCACGTGAAGCTCAGCCCTCCCAAGGACGCCACGATCGAGGCGGTCATCCTCAACGGCTGCGAGTGCGAGCCTTTCCTCACGTGTGATCACCGGACGATGCTCGAGCGCGCAACTCGTGTGGTCGAAGGCTCCCGGATCATCGCGCGGACCGTTGGCGCCACGCGTATCGTGATCGGCATCGAGGACAACAAGCCTGACGCGATCGCGGCGGTGCGAGCTGCCGCCGACACCGACATCGAGGTTCTTGCGCTTCCGACGAGCTACCCACAGGGTGCCGAGAAGCAGCTCATCTGGGCCGTCATGGCCAAGGAGGTCCCGCACGGTAAACTGCCGTCCGCTGCTGGTGCTCTTGTTCACAACGTGGGCACGGCCGCGGCGATCGCCGACGCGGTTCTCGATCGGCGTCCGCTCATGGAGCGCGTGGTGACGGTCAGCGGGATGGTCTCGCGCCCGGGCAACTACCTGACGCTCCTTGGTACGCCTCTCCAGGATGTGATAGACGGCGCCGGCGGGTTCACGGGCGATGTGGGTCGCGTGATCGCCGGCGGACCCATGACCGGCATGCCTGTCGTCGACTTCTCCGTTCCGGTCGTGAAGGGTACGTCCGGAGTGGTCGCACTTGCCCCGGGTTATCTGTCCCCGGCGGTACTCGGCGACCAGCCGTGCATTCGATGCGGACGCTGCACTGAATCATGTCCGATGCTGCTTGAGCCGTTCGCCCTTGGAATCCGTGCGAATCGCCTCGATTGGGACGGCTGCGAGAACTACCACGGTCTCGACTGCATCGAGTGCGGGTGCTGCAGTTATGTGTGCCCAACCCGCCGACCCCTTGTGCAGCTCATTCGTCGAGCCAAACATGCCCTGCTCGAAAGGGGGGCGCGGTCGTGA
- a CDS encoding Ni/Fe hydrogenase subunit alpha produces the protein MSTLTIEHIARIEGHGTITIDVDGGVVRDVRLDVVEPARFFESMVVGRRFDEAPLITSRICGICSPNHALTSIKAVEAALGVEPSERTILMRKLLLYGSYLQNHATHLYLFAAPDFVGLPSVFPLVETHPDVVERALRIKKLGNELTKLVGGRPVHPVTAVIGGFTQELDPRALEGFAGMLDEIASDAAATVSLFGAFEIPNFRTDGDMLALRAEDDYAIYEGDTTALDGAWSRPVGEYREFISEGLIGHSNAKHSTVDGRPFLMGALPRINISSDKLMPKAQSTLAKSGFAHGSRNTFHMNVCQAVELVDAAERCADYIRRLLAMGGSSAPVGFEVRKGSGSGATEAPRGTLYHSYTIDDDGFITAGDVITPTAQNLANLDADLRAFAPTVVGLERDEFLLAIEQLVRAYDLCLSCSVH, from the coding sequence ATGAGCACGCTGACGATCGAGCACATCGCCCGCATCGAGGGCCACGGAACGATCACGATCGACGTCGACGGCGGTGTCGTCCGCGACGTGCGGCTCGACGTTGTGGAGCCGGCGCGTTTCTTCGAGTCGATGGTCGTGGGTCGCCGGTTCGACGAGGCCCCTCTGATCACGAGTCGTATCTGCGGAATCTGCTCTCCGAATCACGCCCTCACATCTATCAAGGCCGTCGAGGCGGCGCTGGGCGTGGAGCCGAGCGAGCGCACGATTCTCATGCGCAAGCTCCTCCTGTACGGAAGCTACCTGCAGAACCACGCGACGCATCTCTATCTGTTCGCAGCTCCGGACTTCGTGGGACTCCCGAGCGTGTTCCCGCTCGTCGAGACGCATCCTGACGTCGTCGAGCGCGCTCTGCGCATCAAGAAGCTCGGCAACGAGCTGACCAAGCTGGTCGGAGGTCGTCCGGTCCACCCGGTGACCGCGGTCATCGGCGGGTTCACGCAGGAACTCGATCCGAGGGCACTCGAGGGGTTCGCGGGCATGCTCGACGAGATCGCGTCAGACGCCGCTGCAACAGTCAGCCTGTTCGGAGCGTTCGAGATTCCGAACTTCCGTACCGACGGAGACATGCTCGCGCTACGTGCCGAGGACGACTACGCGATCTACGAGGGTGACACGACTGCTCTCGACGGCGCCTGGAGTCGGCCGGTGGGCGAGTACCGCGAGTTCATCAGCGAGGGCCTGATCGGTCACAGCAACGCAAAGCATTCGACCGTCGACGGACGCCCGTTCCTGATGGGGGCTTTGCCGCGCATCAACATCTCCTCGGACAAGTTGATGCCGAAGGCACAGAGCACACTCGCCAAGTCTGGTTTTGCACACGGATCCCGCAACACGTTCCATATGAACGTGTGTCAGGCTGTGGAGCTCGTGGATGCGGCGGAGCGGTGCGCCGACTACATCCGACGCTTGCTCGCTATGGGCGGAAGCAGCGCACCCGTCGGGTTCGAGGTGCGGAAGGGCTCCGGATCAGGAGCGACGGAGGCTCCGCGGGGCACTCTGTACCATTCGTACACGATCGATGACGACGGGTTCATCACCGCGGGCGACGTCATCACTCCTACGGCCCAGAACCTCGCCAATCTAGATGCTGACCTGCGCGCCTTTGCGCCCACCGTTGTTGGTCTTGAGCGGGACGAGTTCCTTCTTGCCATCGAACAGCTTGTTCGGGCGTACGACTTGTGTCTATCCTGTTCCGTACACTAG
- a CDS encoding NADH:ubiquinone oxidoreductase, with protein MVPRVVVIGLASDFGCQVQLTNMEDDLLDVLGGIDLVYWQLASSGHMPEEYDVAVIEGAVTTEAHIELLKRVRETAAAVIAIGSCALTGGIPALAAQGFDSRYEVVYGDDGVAVARGRIVPRRVSDIITVDYQVPGCPIDPPEFVHVLGRVAQGLSDRTPKEPMCAVCKMKENVCFFERDEVCLGVVTRTGCRARCVSLGRPCTGCRGLAEDANLESAFALLKERGIARDEVVRRLEIYNALEEAVGR; from the coding sequence ATGGTGCCTCGAGTCGTAGTCATAGGTTTGGCCAGCGATTTCGGGTGCCAGGTGCAGCTGACGAACATGGAAGACGACCTGCTGGATGTCCTCGGCGGCATCGATCTGGTGTACTGGCAGCTCGCGTCGAGCGGCCACATGCCCGAGGAGTACGATGTCGCCGTCATCGAGGGCGCTGTCACGACCGAGGCCCACATCGAGCTGCTGAAGCGAGTCCGCGAGACCGCTGCGGCGGTGATCGCCATCGGTTCCTGCGCGCTTACGGGCGGCATTCCGGCTCTCGCCGCACAAGGTTTCGATTCCCGCTACGAGGTCGTCTACGGAGACGACGGTGTGGCTGTTGCGCGAGGACGCATCGTTCCAAGGCGGGTGAGTGACATCATCACCGTCGACTATCAGGTGCCGGGTTGCCCGATCGACCCGCCCGAGTTCGTGCACGTTCTTGGTCGAGTAGCCCAAGGGCTCTCCGACCGCACTCCAAAGGAACCGATGTGCGCGGTGTGCAAGATGAAGGAGAACGTCTGCTTCTTCGAGCGCGATGAGGTTTGCCTGGGTGTCGTCACCCGGACCGGCTGCAGGGCGCGGTGCGTGAGCCTTGGTCGTCCCTGCACCGGATGCCGGGGCCTGGCCGAGGACGCCAATCTCGAGTCGGCGTTCGCGCTGCTCAAGGAACGCGGCATCGCGCGTGATGAGGTAGTGCGGCGACTTGAGATCTACAACGCCCTTGAGGAGGCGGTTGGCCGATGA
- a CDS encoding FAD/NAD(P)-binding protein, whose product MILSECQTLETNPYRPWPARITSIIDLTDKEKLFEFRIIDPAVREAFRFSSGQFVELSIFGVGEAPISISSAPSKQGFIELCVRKAGDVTGVLHSKQCGDIVGLRGPFGRGFPFQKMKGHDILLVAGGLGIAPLKSLINHIHDDRHEFGKVTILYGAKNPSEILFRYQFDMWKHRDDFDLILTVDDADETWTDEVGRVTNLFEMIDVDADNTYGAICGPPVMYRFVIDEMRKKGMHPDKMYVSFERRMKCGIGKCGHCGVGHQYACIDGPVFNYWEAMNLQEAI is encoded by the coding sequence ATGATTCTTTCCGAGTGTCAGACTCTTGAGACCAACCCGTACCGGCCGTGGCCGGCGCGAATCACGTCGATCATCGATTTGACTGACAAGGAGAAGCTCTTCGAGTTCCGCATCATCGACCCCGCGGTGCGCGAGGCGTTCCGATTCAGCTCGGGGCAGTTCGTGGAGCTGTCCATATTCGGGGTCGGCGAGGCGCCCATCTCGATCTCCTCGGCACCGAGCAAGCAGGGCTTCATCGAGTTGTGCGTCCGCAAGGCCGGTGACGTGACGGGAGTGCTGCACTCCAAGCAGTGCGGCGACATAGTTGGCCTGCGCGGACCCTTCGGCCGCGGCTTCCCGTTCCAGAAGATGAAGGGTCACGACATCCTGCTCGTTGCCGGCGGTCTCGGCATCGCGCCGCTCAAGTCGCTCATCAATCACATCCACGATGACCGTCACGAGTTCGGCAAGGTCACGATCCTCTACGGAGCCAAGAACCCTTCCGAGATACTCTTCCGCTACCAGTTCGACATGTGGAAGCACCGGGACGACTTCGACCTGATACTCACCGTCGATGATGCCGATGAGACCTGGACCGATGAGGTAGGGCGGGTCACGAACCTCTTCGAGATGATCGATGTCGATGCGGACAACACCTACGGCGCGATCTGCGGGCCCCCCGTCATGTATCGCTTCGTGATCGACGAGATGCGCAAGAAGGGCATGCATCCCGACAAGATGTACGTGAGTTTCGAGCGCCGCATGAAGTGCGGAATCGGCAAGTGCGGTCACTGTGGCGTTGGCCACCAGTACGCGTGCATCGATGGCCCGGTGTTCAACTACTGGGAAGCCATGAACCTCCAGGAGGCGATATAG